One stretch of Malus domestica chromosome 14, GDT2T_hap1 DNA includes these proteins:
- the LOC114820831 gene encoding NF-X1-type zinc finger protein NFXL1, whose protein sequence is MSSHVRNDRRDRSRFPAQPTQPARREWVPRGSNPAIATAAVNPPPQVNPNNQNGNVTQPNLRFNPNNLNGNVSQPTPRFNLDNPNSNVSQPNHSSVPSEIRPHRGGNNGVRGQGRPVNHRRERGRNDNQEEKGLKDSNLPQLVQEIQDKLTKGTVECMICYDMVRRSAPVWSCSSCYSIFHLTCIKKWARAPTSIDMSAGKNQGFNWRCPGCQSVQLTSSKEIRYDCFCGKRTDPPSDLYLTPHSCGEPCGKQLEREVPGKGVSKDDLCPHVCVLQCHPGPCPPCKAFAPPRLCPCGKKIITTRCSDRTSVLTCGQHCNKLLDCWRHRCERTCHVGPCDPCQVLVDASCFCKKKVEVVLCGDMTVKGEVKAEDGVFSCSSTCGKMLSCCNHSCSEVCHPGPCGDCNLMPSKTKTCHCGKTSLQEERQSCLDPIPTCSQLCGKSLPCGMHQCQEVCHTGDCPPCLVEVTQKCRCGSTSRAVECFKTTMENEKFTCDKPCGQKKNCGRHRCSERCCPLSNSNNALSGDWDPHFCSMPCGKKLRCGQHSCESLCHSGHCPPCLDTIFTDLTCACGRTSIPPPLPCGTSPPSCQLPCSLPQPCGHTSSHSCHFGDCPPCSVPVAKECIGGHVVLRNIPCGSRDIKCNKLCGKTRQCGMHACGRTCHPPPCDTSCSAEQGSKTSCGQICGAPRRDCRHTCTSLCHPYASCPDSRCDYSVTITCSCGRMTATVPCDSGGNNASFKADTVYEASVIQRLPAPLQPIESTGKKIPLGQRKLMCDDECAKMERKRVLADAFDIAPPNLDALHFGESSAVSELLSDLLRRDPKWVLSVEERCKYLVLGKGRGATSGLKVHVFCPMLKEKRDVVRMIAERWKLAVQAAGWEPKRFIVVHVTPKSKAPARILGVKGTTTVGAPQPPAYDYLVDMDPRLVVSFPDLPRDADISALVLRFGGECELVWLNDKNALAVFNDPARAATAMRRLDNGALYHGAVVVHSNGSASMAASGSNAWGGLGTAKEGGASAVLRGNPWKKAVTRESGWREDSWGEEEWSGSSTDAQANVWNKEVPIAASVNRWSVLDSDTALGSSASSPRVEDSRKQPLGPSNSGLESKASGSSSSSTLAGQPVGVIADTPEVDDWEKAYE, encoded by the coding sequence ATGAGTTCTCATGTCCGAAATGATCGAAGGGATAGGTCCAGGTTTCCTGCTCAGCCTACTCAGCCTGCTCGTCGAGAGTGGGTGCCGAGAGGATCCAACCCTGCCATTGCCACTGCTGCCGTGAACCCGCCTCCACAAGTCAATCCAAACAACCAGAATGGCAATGTCACCCAGCCTAATCTAAGATTCAATCCAAACAACCTGAATGGCAATGTCAGCCAGCCTACTCCAAGATTCAACCTGGACAACCCGAATAGCAATGTCAGCCAGCCTAATCATAGCTCTGTTCCATCAGAGATTCGGCCGCATAGAGGAGGAAATAATGGCGTTAGAGGACAGGGTCGGCCGGTGAACCATAGAAGGGAGAGGGGAAGGAATGACAATCAAGAGGAGAAGGGATTGAAGGACTCAAATTTGCCCCAGCTTGTGCAAGAAATTCAGGATAAGCTGACGAAGGGCACTGTCGAGTGTATGATTTGTTATGATATGGTGAGGAGGTCTGCACCTGTTTGGTCCTGCTCAAGTTGCTACTCAATTTTCCATCTGACTTGCATCAAGAAATGGGCTCGAGCTCCCACTTCTATCGACATGTCTGCGGGGAAGAATCAGGGGTTTAATTGGCGGTGTCCTGGATGTCAATCTGTACAGCTCACTTCGTCAAAGGAGATTCGGTATGATTGCTTTTGTGGCAAGAGGACAGACCCACCTTCAGATTTGTATTTGACACCACATTCATGTGGCGAGCCTTGCGGGAAGCAACTCGAGAGGGAGGTACCGGGTAAGGGTGTGAGTAAGGACGATCTTTGCCCTCACGTTTGTGTCTTGCAGTGCCACCCAGGTCCATGCCCTCCTTGTAAAGCATTTGCCCCTCCACGTTTATGCCCATGTGGAAAGAAAATAATCACAACAAGATGTTCCGACCGGACATCTGTTCTGACTTGTGGTCAGCATTGTAATAAGCTTCTTGATTGCTGGCGTCACCGCTGTGAGCGGACTTGCCATGTGGGTCCTTGTGATCCTTGTCAGGTTCTTGTTGATGCGTCCTGCTTTTGCAAGAAAAAGGTGGAGGTTGTTCTTTGTGGAGACATGACTGTGAAGGGAGAGGTGAAGGCAGAAGATGGTGTTTTTTCATGCAGTTCCACGTGTGGAAAAATGCTTAGCTGCTGTAATCATTCCTGCAGCGAAGTTTGCCATCCAGGGCCATGTGGAGATTGCAATTTAATGCCAAGTAAGACTAAGACATGCCACTGTGGGAAAACAAGCTTGCAAGAGGAACGACAGAGTTGTTTGGATCCGATTCCAACCTGTTCACAATTATGTGGTAAGTCTCTCCCTTGTGGGATGCACCAGTGTCAAGAGGTGTGCCATACTGGGGATTGCCCACCTTGTTTGGTTGAAGTGACCCAAAAATGTCGTTGTGGGTCAACTTCTCGGGCAGTGGAATGCTTTAAAACCACAATGGAGAATGAGAAATTTACTTGTGACAAGCCTTGTGGGCAGAAGAAGAATTGTGGAAGACATCGGTGCAGTGAGAGGTGCTGTCCCCTTTCTAATTCAAATAATGCTCTCTCAGGGGATTGGGATCCTCACTTTTGCTCTATGCCCTGTGGGAAGAAGTTAAGGTGCGGTCAGCATTCTTGTGAATCGCTTTGTCACAGTGGCCACTGCCCTCCCTGCCTTGATACAATCTTCACGGACCTGACCTGTGCCTGTGGGAGGACTTCAATCCCTCCTCCACTACCATGCGGTACCTCTCCCCCGTCATGTCAGCTGCCGTGTTCACTCCCTCAGCCTTGTGGGCATACATCTTCTCACAGCTGCCACTTTGGAGACTGTCCACCGTGTTCGGTGCCTGTGGCAAAGGAGTGCATTGGTGGGCATGTGGTCCTCAGGAACATTCCTTGTGGGTCGAGGGACATCAAGTGTAACAAGCTCTGTGGGAAGACAAGGCAGTGTGGTATGCATGCTTGTGGCAGGACTTGTCACCCACCTCCCTGTGATACATCTTGCTCAGCAGAACAAGGTTCAAAAACTTCTTGTGGGCAGATATGTGGTGCTCCTAGGAGAGATTGCAGGCATACATGTACTTCACTTTGTCACCCTTATGCTTCTTGTCCTGATAGCAGATGTGATTATTCTGTCACAATCACTTGTTCTTGTGGCCGGATGACAGCAACTGTTCCTTGTGATTCTGGTGGCAACAATGCTAGTTTCAAGGCCGATACTGTGTACGAAGCTTCTGTTATTCAAAGGTTGCCAGCACCACTTCAACCAATTGAATCAACCGGCAAGAAGATCCCGCTTGGACAGAGGAAGCTTATGTGTGATGATGAATGTGCTAAGATGGAGCGGAAACGGGTTCTTGCAGATGCTTTTGATATAGCTCCTCCAAACTTGGATGCACTCCATTTTGGTGAGAGTTCTGCTGTTTCTGAGTTGCTTTCGGACCTTCTTAGACGTGATCCCAAGTGGGTATTATCAGTGGAGGAGAGATGCAAGTACTTAGTGCTCGGCAAGGGCAGAGGTGCTACAAGTGGTCTCAAGGTTCATGTTTTCTGTCCAATGCTAAAGGAGAAGAGGGATGTAGTTCGGATGATCGCTGAAAGATGGAAGCTTGCAGTTCAAGCCGCTGGTTGGGAGCCCAAGCGATTTATTGTGGTTCATGTTACACCAAAATCAAAAGCCCCCGCTCGGATACTTGGGGTTAAGGGTACAACAACAGTTGGTGCACCCCAGCCTCCAGCTTATGATTATTTAGTAGACATGGATCCCAGGCTTGTAGTTTCATTCCCAGATCTTCCTAGAGATGCAGATATAAGTGCACTTGTATTAAGGTTTGGTGGGGAGTGTGAGTTAGTATGGTTGAACGATAAGAATGCATTAGCTGTATTCAACGATCCTGCTCGAGCAGCAACTGCAATGAGGAGGTTGGATAATGGCGCACTATATCATGGCGCTGTAGTTGTCCACTCAAATGGGAGTGCATCTATGGCGGCATCGGGTTCTAACGCTTGGGGTGGACTGGGGACAGCTAAGGAAGGTGGAGCGTCTGCAGTGCTGAGGGGTAATCCGTGGAAGAAGGCTGTTACGCGAGAGTCTGGTTGGAGGGAAGATTCATGGGGTGAGGAAGAGTGGTCAGGCAGTTCTACAGATGCGCAGGCAAACGTGTGGAATAAAGAAGTACCAATTGCTGCCTCAGTAAATCGATGGAGTGTACTAGACAGTGACACGGCATTGGGCTCATCCGCTTCATCTCCCAGGGTTGAGGACTCTAGAAAACAGCCTTTGGGTCCATCAAATTCGGGTTTGGAGTCGAAAGCAAGCGGTTCGAGTTCGAGTTCCACTTTGGCTGGGCAGCCAGTTGGAGTTATTGCAGATACACCTGAAGTTGATGACTGGGAGAAGGCTTATGAATGA